ACATAGTAGATGAAGAATCTTTTCCTCTTGAGATACCTTCTTATCCAAAGTTGTGGAATGGTGCTTATTCTAGTTCAGAACGATACAGCATGGCTCAAGCTGCTGAGATTGTCAGGCAAGTTATTATTATGCATCTTTTCGGGTTAGGTCCATTTTGATATCTTCCATGACATATCTTTTTGAGATTTGAAATTGTAATGTTGCAGATATGCTCAAAGACGAGGAATCCATGTATTGGCTGAGATTGATGCGCCGGGACATGCTAAATCCTGGTAACTCATCTGCTTTCTGCATTACTACTTTGCTAAGAACCTTCTTTTCAAGAACATGAATGATACTGGATGAGTTTAATGGCagaaaaggattttcaaattattttagtTCTTTTCAGTTGTTTCTCCAATAGCATGCTGGTATATAATGCCCGCTGTGCAACAGCTATGCTTGTAAAAGCATCatcattttatgtttttttgttGAGATCAACAGGTTTGTTGCATCTCCTTGCAGAAAAATAGTTGCATTACTtgataaatttcacatttaactaGTTGATTAAAGTCTTAATCAATTTGTGacaagaagaagggaaaaaaaaaggattgacTCTGTTCCCCTACCACCCCGCACCTCCACACCCCCTTAGGAGTGAACACGCTAGTGAGGTGTTCACTAGCATTAGCCATCCACTAAAGAAGTAATGTTTTTAAGCTGTTTGAATGTATGTGTCATTTATGGAGTATTTTTTCCACCGACGAAAGAAGGGAGGTGCTTACCTGTTAGTAGTTTGAACTTTATTGTGTGTTCTTATTTATAATTAGGTTGGTCATCCTTTGGAGATTTGGCATTTTGTAAATGTTCTTTGCAGTAACTTATTGAAGAAATGAGAATAGTTAAAACCTCAGAAACAGTCATGTTACCACCTTTCTGGTTTGGCTACATTTGTAACTCTATAAGGAGGATCTTGTGATTATATTTGATATGAAGCTTAGGAGAGTTGTAATGGTGATCATAAAGTAATCTTTTAGTAAGTTTGCAGTTTTCAAATGCCAATGATCAAAAGGAACAGAATCCTGGTAATTGAGATACAGATATAATGTTGAAAAGCCCAATCAATCTGTAATTTATTCTAAATTGTTTGTCAAACACTTAAAAGTATGTTAGTGGGTTCAGAAACTTGTCTTTGAAATTTTAGGACCTGAATTAGTAGTCAtcagttttccttttttattctgACTTCTGCAATATAATCTCTAGAACTAACTATTTTCAATTTGTAGGGGTATTGGTTATCCTTCACTTTGGCCATCAATAAATTGTACACAACCTCTTGATGTTAGCAATGATTTTACTTTCAAAGTTATAGATGGAATTCTCTCAGGTGATACTTCTTTATGAAAAATTTTCATGTCTATTTCACTGCAAGACAAAAGAAAACTCGACCTGATGAaaatctttttaattttcagatATAAGTAAGATCTTCAAGTACAGATTTGTTCACCTTGGAGGAGATGAAGTGAACACAAGTgagttttattttttgttatgtcCATATTTACATTGTATGAAGCTATTTTGTGTCATGTATGGAGATGCTAATCTTCTGGCCTCATTGATTGAGATGTTTTTGcaattcaaaaaattcaatgaCTCGAGTCTTCAAGACTGTACTAGTTGGATCTCTTGTGTCTTCTGTATCTTTGAGAAGATAAACAAAATGACTGTTGATCCAATAGGTAACTGCTTTCAGCTAGCACCAAGATTGGCTATCTTGTCATTTGTTCAATGCAAATCTCGGTTATTTACAATAGTTATTTGTGTATTCAGTTCAGTGCATGTTCATGTCTGTTTAGTCTAGCTTATAAAGTaattatttctttcttctttaaaCAAAGCTCAGTAATCATATGCAACTGATGTGAGTGCAGGTTGCTGGACTTCAACTCCTCATGTAAGCAACTGGTAACACTTTCAAAGCATTACTTGttcttttgattgattttgtcTCAGGGTTCCTTAACTCTCTGAAGCTTTCAGTAGATATTCATGGATGTTAATATGTATTAGCATAATCTGTCCATGCTAAGTTcactagtttcaaatgccatagATATGACATTGTGGCAAAGGGAATGTGCAATGGTCAATATCTAAAATTGTTTTACTGGAAATTGAGGTTAATATCAGCACATCTTTCTCTTGATACATGTTATTCTACATGACATGGCTGCGGAAATTTCAACAAAACACTATAGTATTGATCTAATACATGTTTTGTGCTAGTGTCTTTTGGATCTGATATACAGATTTTAGTGTCTTGGGATTGTATCTGTGCAAGAGGATGATCTTTTATCTTAAGAAACATGATTGTGCATTTAAGAATGATTTGGACATTTCACATTTTGGAAAGAGTTCTAGCTTCATTTATTAACTATAGATAACTTGGGAGTAATTATTAAAGCCTAAATCACTTCCGAGGAGAAGTTACTGGTGATTCCTCTATGTTGTAAGTAAACCCATTTTCCTAGATAAAGGATAAAGAGAAGAGGTCCTATGATCTCAACTTGCTCAGTTTTCACGCTAAATATGGTTTTGCACCTTATGTTAAACTTCCTGTCATCATCTCTTGGGATCTGATATTACTTGATTTTGAAGACACCATACTAGAAGACCCTTTGCTTCCTCACTTTAGCTAGTATCCTGCTTTTGATACCACAGCATCATGTTGTCAGCAGATATCATTAGTCTAGAAAGAGGATGCTTTTTCTGCCATCCTGCCTAGTTAATCAATAGCAGAGAGCTTATCTAtttaaggaattgaagaaacaTGTGGAGATGCATTATGGATATGGCATTATGTGCATAAAATCCTTCAAGTTGTGGACAACTAATTTCTTGACTTTAAAACATTTCGGACTGATGGTTTAGCCTTAACAAGTTGCTAGGACTTAATACAATTAGATTGTCATTTTACTGTTATTGGGGGAGCTCGTTGAAGAAGGAGAAGGGTTGTAGTTATCTGGCAGATTTGGATGAGAATTGATCAACCTTATCAGTAGTTGTGCAGTTTGATAGAATAAAAGAGTTAAAAGTGTTAAAAGAGGGGATTAGGGGAATTTGTGAGATAAACATTTTCAGCTCACTCTTGTTACACAAAACACAAAAGACAGGCAAACTTTTTTATTACAGAAAGCACAGGCAAGCCTTAGGACTCTTGGGATGCGCATGGGGATAGATTTCATCCCTGCTATATCATACTTCAATGTCTTGTTTACTAGATTGACGTCTCtgtttggttgtgtttattaGAATCAAGTTGACAGTGACTCTTTCTATGCTGCTGAAAGAGCTATCTGATGCAACAGGTTAAAGGAGCAAGGTCTTAATGGAGATGAGGCTTATCGGTACTTTGTCTTGAAAGCACAGGAAATAGCTTTATCCTATGGATATAAAATTGTGAACTGGTAAAATCATCTACTTGAGGAAACTTTTCTGCATCAATTGGATTTAATTAAACTTTTGCTTGTAAAATTACAGGGAGGAGACCTTCGTCAATTTTGGGAGTAAATTGAGCCGAGAAACTGTTATCCACCACTGGTAAGGATCTCctcattttgatttttgatgcaAATGTTCTAGGTTCAAGTTTCAACCTAACCTGTTATTGAAATATACTGTGTTTATGAATTAGTATTTCATACATTGGGCTAAATGGACATGTATGAATTCTCTAACAGGCTTAGAGGTGGTGTTGTTCAGCAAGCAGTTGCAGCTGGATTCCAATGCATTGTAAGTAACCAGGAAAGCTGGTACTTGGATAATGTAGGTACAACATGGAAAACTTTCTATGCCAATGAGCCCCTATTTAATATTAGAAAGCCTCAGCAAAAAGCATTAGTTATGGGGGGTGAAGTATGCATGTGGGGTGAACGTGTTGACGGGTCAGATATTGAGCAAACAATATGGCCacgagcagcagcagcagcaggtaAATCATATCTGTATTCCATACTAAATAGAGATTCTTAATTTTGCTAAATATTGTTTTTGGTTTAAGACTGCATAAGGTACAAGGATAGAGTCATTATGCTGTCTGTTTACAAATGAATCTCCTGATATGTGATGTTATACTATATCCCTAAATTGGTGGATCCCTTGTCGGGCAAGGGTAAAAGACTGATTCGGCATCTGATGTCTGTCATTCACGCTTGTCTTATAAGATATGATCTTAAAAGCTTCTTGATCCGAAAGAAGTATACGTGCGCATTTCAAAGACTGTTAAGCATGGCAGTCAAGAAACCATATCCTACTTATGATTTCAAGAGCTATTATGCTCCCATGATTACCTAATCACTTCTTGTTTGGACTTTGGAAAGGATGCTTCAACAAACAGAAAACCAGGAAAATCTTTCGAAGTTCTTTTCTTCTATTAGTCATTCATGCAAGTCACTGATCAAATAATTTTCGAAGCCATTGTTATGAAATAATGATAAAGATGGCTTCACATCAAGACATCCAATTTGTTTACAAGCCATCTTTTGCTGCTAGTGATATTATACTAGATTTATGATTTCTATGCCTTGTCAGCTTCTATCTTGAAATATATGGTACTACCTCTACTGATTGTTGAGTCATTAACCTTTCTATTCCCCTTTGTTTTGTTTCCTAATGAAGAGAGATTATGGACCCCTTACGACAAagtagccaaggatacaacagAAGTTACCGAAAGATTAGCACATTTTAGGTGTTTGTTGAACCAAAGAGGAGTTGCAGCTGCGCCATTGACAGGATGGGGTCGAGCAGCTCCCATGGAGCCAGGCTCCTGCTACAAGCAATAGTCTGCTAAACACGTCTCTTACATGATGATATTATATTGAACTCCATACATGGAGACGAGAGAGATTGAAAATTGGACTTGTAAGTGAGAAAAGCTACAGCAggaagagagaagaagaagaaaaaaggtgTAACAGTGGATCAAAGGCTCATTTCAATCTCTCTAACTCCAATTTTCATGGCACTGAAATATTAACAAGCATCTAATCGAACAGTCCAAGGTTTCATCACAAGAAATGAAATACATCATGAAACTGAGGCAAGAAAAGCAGACTGACAATGGCAGCACTGGTGATGATGGCTACATCAGaataaattttgaaggaaattaCTTTGAAGTAGATTTTAGAGAAGGTGGTTTGGTCCAagggaggaaagaaaaggaaaataaatgaaaaaaggtGGACttgtgtatattttttttttttgaagctgAATAAAATTTTGTTGGTTTGGTTGGATTGAGCATACAAGTCATTGTAGGAGGTTCTTGCTTAACATAACATGCAATTAGGCACTTTCAATGACAATTGCACTAAGTAATATGTGTGCTAATATTGTAAATGTAAGTACTGAACCAGTTGAAATTTGTGCCTCATACAATGATCGTTAGACGGCTCACGCTTTTGGGCCATAATTATGAACTGGATAGGAGTTTCAATTGAACTTTCTCACGCCTTCATTAGAAAGGTCCCTTGGGTAGAGTTGCCATCAATCTtgaattaagaaaagttaggaTCTGGAAGATAAATTTAGGTTGGGGATCTTTATCAATGATAACCTGCTTTAACTCGTGGCTCTTTCTTCCTAGCAATAGCCAGTTTGTAGAACTGTTAATGAGGTCAAGTCAATCTGAATTCATTCAATTCGACCCAAAAAACTTCATTGAGCATAAATTTTAATTGGGTCGGGCAGAATTTGGGTCTAAATATTAGGTCTGAATTAAATATGAGCCGAGTTTGGTCATATTAAGCTCAAGTTCGATTAAAGTCCGGCTCATATatgagtataattatatatgtaaaatatgtATAATACTAATATCTATAATTTATGATTATACATATTACAACATACaatattaataatttatatataaatttatattaattttcaattataaaatatataatatatataattatgagtttgggccaagtttGATTTGAGCCCAAAACTCATTTAATAATATGAGTTAAATTTGAACATTTTGATATGAGTTCAAGGGCTGAAAATCTGAAACTCAAAAATTCATATGATTTGTAAGTCAAGTTTCGATTTGTTAAAATCTGACTCAAAAAAGCCAATTGATACTTCTACCAGTTAGCAGTAAGAGCCGGTTGGTAACCAAActctttgttgttttttttcagTCAAAATGGTCATTACCTCTTTAAACAAGCCAAAAGGACTACAAGTACAAACATTACAAATATATAGgcaaaatcaaagaaattcaattgtAGAAGGCTTAATTGACAATTTACCagtttaaaattcaaaaagggTCGGATCCTTATCAGATCCGAAATCTAAGTCATCATTAACCAGGAACCCGCTCGGACTTATCACTCTCATGGCGGGAGATATTTTCTACAGTCTAAACTGAGAAAATTGAAATTATCAAACATTTCCAGAATATTTCGAGGataaaaaaatggaaatagATTCAACTGCAATCTCTCCTTCATCAGAAACCCTTGATCTCGATTCCCTTCAAAGGTAGTTTTGATTTACAGTTTACACACACAACACACACTAAATTGTGCATTTGcagtttaattaattaatttaatttttttaatggatTTTCCGTTGCAGTCAAATTTTGGAGCTTAGAGAAATCCTGAGGAGTTGTAATGAAGATTACGAAATGGGCCCTTCAGAAGTGAAGGAGTTATTCCAAGATCAAGCTCTCGAAGTCCAGGTAAAAAtgggaaaggaaaaaaggaaaaaaagatagtagctttttgtaatttgtcattttcttttttagtttaatttgatttttttactTGGGTTTTGAATGTTATGTCTAGAGCAATATGGATCAAATTATGGCTGATACTTCGGATATTAACTCACTATCCCTTGAAGGTTTAGGTATATAATTTCtgaccattttcttttttttttttaaagtattttCTTTACGTTGTAGATGTCTTTTTTGGTGATATAGTTGATTTATTGTGTTACTAATATAGCGGAACTTTCGGATCATTTGAAGAATGAGCTAAGGTCAGTGGAGAGTGAGAATGCAAAAATCGAGAATGAACTCAATGAGCTTTCAAGGAGATATGTTGAAGGTTGGGAAATTGGAAATGGGGTTTTTGATGTTTTAGACAGActgatttttttgtttaattacttgattTACTGCAGACTCTTGTCAACTTGAATCTGAGGTTGAAGGTTTAAGCAGCTTCTTGGATTCTATTGACAAACAGGcaagtaaaatttatttttttaaatgatcAAATTTTAATGATGCTGTAAAAGGATTGTGCAAGCACGAAAGCTTGTGCCTATTCATTGTTGAATGGATTAATTTTGTAATACAGGGTATCCTATTTATTGTTGAAAGCTTAGAACTGATACTAGTAACTCATGACTGAGTGGTTACTTATCCAAGATGGTGTCTGTTTTCTGGAGACTTTAACATATAtaagaataaattttttttccttgttcttttggTGTGAATAGCACACAATTAGGCTGTTTTTTGGCGGGGCAGTATTAGTCAGTTGTCACCATTTTGTCTTCGATATCATAAGGTATGCGTGTTCAATTGTTGAGGACATTATTCTCCTCATTCTTGTTTCAGTTATCTCTTTTCAACTAACTGAATGGTAACAGAATGCCCTGACTTTAGCAAAGAAGTTGTATGGCTATATGAGTTAGGAGATAAAAGGCTAAAGGTAGTCAATTTGTTGCTTTATGTGACCAAAcacattttgtttttttgtgtCTGTTTAAATGTTCATCTTTctaataagaaaagaaaaggtgtcttcttttgttaatttcttgCACAAAGTAGCTTAACTTTGCAAAGGATGTTTCTTTAGCACCTGCTACATTGTTCTTTCTCTCCGCAACTGTTATCTATAACGTTGCTATCAACGTCTATGGGTGGCTAGCCCAATTCTACCAACTATATTAGTATTCCAAAAGTATGATAACGTTCTTACTTGTTGGCTGAAGCAAATGTGGTTCCTCCATGTTTATATATGTAGGTATGCTATTTCCTTTTCAGTTATAATTCAACAATCATTGAAGTTGAGTTAGACTAGCAGTATTTAGTGGTTTAGATGTAGATTTTCCTTTCTGTAGTGTCACTAATCAGTTTGAAAGGGGTAGTGATTCTGACTAGATAGTACATTAACAGCTTTTTCATTAATCTTTATGGCTAAGTTTAGACAATTCAACAGTAGCCAAGTGCCTTTCTGTTGTCGCTTTgcaaatttgaaaagaaaaatagtctTTTTTTGTCATGTCTTTTAGGGCATCCAGAGAAGAGATGGGGACTTGCAGGTTGATTACTCTACAAATGGCAAGGATCAAGCCAATAGGTTAAAGGCATGCGATGGCTCTAATATTGAGGTCCGTGATCTCTATATCCATATCTAGCTATACCTTTGTGTCAAGTTTATATTACTGTTTTGGAATTAAGGTAGACAGAGTTTCATGATTTGTTTTTCCCCCATAATATGCAGGATAAAGATAGGAATGTCTACATTAATTTGTTGATTATATCATCATATTCTCTTAGCAACTGTGACTGTTGTTGATCCCATTTGCAGCTGGAGCTAGGCAGTTGTTGTTAGCACCAAGATTTCTAATCGTTTTGAACTTTTTGTTGGTGGATTTTTCCAGTCATTTTGGTATCTTTTAGATATAGacaataattcaaaaatgtTTCCCTGTGTTGAAGATTCTGGAACTAAGTCATCAGATTGAGAAGAGCAAAAGCACTTTGAAGTCGTTGCAGGATCTTGACTATCAAGTTAAAATGTAACTTTTTAAAGTCAAAATACTTTAGAATTTTTAtgatctttcttttcctctaaattgtctccttgattttatttctcttttcagATTTGAGGTTGTAGAAAAGATTGAGGATGCATTATCAGGTCTCAAAGTACTTGAATTCGAAGGGAACTCCGTAAGATTGTCCTTGACAACATACATCCCAAACATGGATAATATGATATGCCTGCAAAAAGTAGAACTTTCTGTGGAACCATCAGAACAGAATCATGAATTGCTTATAGAAGTTGTTGATGGGACCTTGGAGCTAAAGAATGCTGAGGTATGACTCCCTTTTAATTTTTAGAAGTATAAAGTTTATCTGACATCTGGTTCTCCTTCTAGttttacctctttttttttttttcttttgagaacAAACTTCATTTCCTACTtaattggagaaaaaaaaaagcatctaAACTCTATCTTAGCATCTAAAGTATTTATATTCAACTCTATCTTAGTAACCTTACATGGTCAAACCAAGAGATGTAATTTGGAATGAATCTATATCTCATTCTTTTGGCAAAGTCTTCAGAAGATATCATTCTttttgctttcctttttttGGTAAGCTTCTGAAGATATCTATTCTTTACATGCTTGTTGAGCTTATATAATTGTACTTGAATACAAATAACTTATAGAGCTCAACACAGAAGAATGATATCTGTAGGGTTACAGCCTCTCCTCTAAGTGTATGAGTTTAATAGATGTCACTTCCTTCTTTTGGAATTATTGTTTATGCCAATTCACATCACATGTAGACAACTAGTTTATAGTTTTTAAGCACAATACCACCTACAGATTATAGTGAGAAAAAGtttcttattattttgtttttggagAATGCTGTCTTATGATGTTTGCTGAGAAATGTACTATAAGTTTAGGCTAGATTATTAGAATTTTATTGTCGGAGGTTTCTCTATATCAATATGGGATTGTGCTTTGGATTCAGTTGTAGGCAGTCAGCAATTTATTCACAGTAAGGTTGCGTATGATTACTTCCCCTAATATTTATTTCTGCACAATTCTTTGCTGACATGTGATTGTAAATGAAGAGTTGATAGTTGTCTTTAAATATCTTCCTGGTTGTGGATGCCATTCATGTTAGTGTTTCTTATTCCAATATTCTTCATGAAATCTCCAGATTTTCCCAAATGATGTGTATATTGGTGAAATTGTTGATGTTGCAAAATCTTTCAGGTTAGTTGCTGCTCCCTTTTCTTCAATACCATTTTTATGGTATCTCTATCTGTCATGAAATTATAAATCCGTAATGAATTATCCTCATCTTTATTGTCCCTTGATGTGCCTCCTTTCTAACTTATAACTGGGTAAATCTTCTTGTTTCTGTGATTTTGTTTGGAGTTTGTTGTTTACAGTGTTGAGAAACATCTTGGTCCTCCATGACATGCCTTGGCCAACTTAGATAGGCAAATGATGTCACTGTCTTTCATCTTTTGCTTTTTCCTGAATTATATTGATTTTCCCAAAATATTTTGCAAGTAATGTTCCCGAATGATATTGATTTTTCCATGCTTCCAGGCAACTTTATTCACCTTTGCCGTTACTGGATAATTTGTCTTCTCTGGAGTGGTTTCTCAGAAGAGTCCAAGATCGAATAGTTATTTGCACTCTCAGGCGCTTTGTAGTGAAGTGTGCAAATAAGTCAAGGTCTGCTGTATGGATTTTACTTCTATTGCCTGCAATCTTACTTGCATGATGTAATCTTAAAATAGGAATTATCTTGGACTTTTGAGCAGCATACTGGATCAATATAGGCTTAATCTTGTAATTCAACTATTAAGATGCTTCCCAATCATTTTTTCTAGAAGcctttttgagtttttttaaaAAGCTTTCCATCCAGAAAATCAGACACTTGTTTTGAGTTATTTGACCTCAAACTATTGAAGTCTAGATCAAAGTCCTATGAGTATATTTACTTTTTCTTCGGTACAAGGCATCAAAGTCCTATGAGTACACTCTGTTAATTGTGGCCTGTTATTAGTTTTTGCTTGTACTACTGTACTGAAACCAAACTTTAATGCCTTGTACAGCAAATTATATTTCATTTATGAACTGTGGCTCTATCATGTGTAAGTTGCTGCCTCTTTGTCCGATACTTAGTTGTCAAGCAAAAATCTGATCCCTTGAGCCTCCATTTTCGTAGTTATTGTGAATGTACATTGAATCATTCATCAacttttaagggtaaaattgcTGGACCACATCACCACTGGAAGTCTCATAGGACTTATGCTTATATTTTGTGTAAAAGAAAGTTCTTAAATTTTCTGCATTAGTTTACGCTGTGAATGGGAAAATCATTAGAAAAGATATTGAGCTTTCAATAGATAAAGTAGGAATTGGTTGTTCACCCTTGTGCTAGAATCAAGAATAATAAGTTAGAACCAAGTGTGCTCAACTCTCTGGTTGGGGCattgtttttctcctttcttcatGCGTTTGATGTTCCAGAGTTTGTTTGTATCAAAGGCCAATTATAGATCTTGAGACTGAAGTATCTGATTTGAGGAACTTTTGTGTTGGTTTGTTGCACCATCTGAGAGATCTCATATAGTGGACACTTTTTATCAATGCAGGCACTCTTTTGAATACTTGGACAGAGATGAAATGATAGTGGCTCACATGGTTGGTGGAATTGATGCTTTCATAAGGCTGGCTCAGGGTTGGCCCATAGCTAGTGCTCCTTTGAATCTATTGACGCTTAAGAGCTCGAGTAACTACTCTAAGGAAATTTCTCTGAGCTTCCTTTGCAAAGTTGTGGTAAGTTTTGCTTCATTTACTTCTTTCTTTCTGACTATGTTAGTATTTCAGAATTGCCAATTTGTAAGCAGCTGAAACCACCAATACTGGAAATGCACTTTTTTCTTAAAGTACTAATTTGATTTTTCTGTAATGTTTTGAGTTCAAGTTTGACATACTTGACTCCTTTGGGTTGCTTTGTTCTGTGAGAACAAGCTACAGTAGAATGCAAATGGTAAGGTTTTGTTGATAAGTATTAATAAAAGGAAAGCATAACCAATTATGAGAGAGCATGAGAGATGTCTTTTGGCTATCTTTGAGTAATCTTCTTGACTccataaaaatgaaaagagcGCTCTCCCTGCTGCTTCTTGGTATGAAGTTATACCGCGATGTCATGATTCTGATCATTAATCTTCCATGTTGCAATGAGCTCCTCCACTTGGGCAGCAAAAAGTATCACTTTTAGCCGACACTTCTAAGATTAATCGTCACTGATTGCATTGGTCATAGAGGTGTTTGCCATGTGAAGAAGGCAGCA
This region of Coffea arabica cultivar ET-39 chromosome 3c, Coffea Arabica ET-39 HiFi, whole genome shotgun sequence genomic DNA includes:
- the LOC113734488 gene encoding beta-hexosaminidase 3-like isoform X1 — encoded protein: MRIENAVMGRKGILQKIFLGSLVVHLLVIAVAAGYNKGLKIWPMPVSVSHGRGTLYLRNDLELRIDGRMYSDASGIFKDGFFRFLEILKGDHVFQTNISSFNSSLIIKAIHVVIVSPSDELQHGVDESYKLSVPMLGDPSYAYIEAKTVYGALHALETFSQVCYFNHSSRVIEIRQAPWIIFDEPRFSYRGLLIDTSRHFLPVPVIKKVIDSMTFAKLNVLHWHIVDEESFPLEIPSYPKLWNGAYSSSERYSMAQAAEIVRYAQRRGIHVLAEIDAPGHAKSWGIGYPSLWPSINCTQPLDVSNDFTFKVIDGILSDISKIFKYRFVHLGGDEVNTSCWTSTPHVSNWLKEQGLNGDEAYRYFVLKAQEIALSYGYKIVNWEETFVNFGSKLSRETVIHHWLRGGVVQQAVAAGFQCIVSNQESWYLDNVGTTWKTFYANEPLFNIRKPQQKALVMGGEVCMWGERVDGSDIEQTIWPRAAAAAERLWTPYDKVAKDTTEVTERLAHFRCLLNQRGVAAAPLTGWGRAAPMEPGSCYKQ
- the LOC113734488 gene encoding beta-hexosaminidase 3-like isoform X2, which produces MGRKGILQKIFLGSLVVHLLVIAVAAGYNKGLKIWPMPVSVSHGRGTLYLRNDLELRIDGRMYSDASGIFKDGFFRFLEILKGDHVFQTNISSFNSSLIIKAIHVVIVSPSDELQHGVDESYKLSVPMLGDPSYAYIEAKTVYGALHALETFSQVCYFNHSSRVIEIRQAPWIIFDEPRFSYRGLLIDTSRHFLPVPVIKKVIDSMTFAKLNVLHWHIVDEESFPLEIPSYPKLWNGAYSSSERYSMAQAAEIVRYAQRRGIHVLAEIDAPGHAKSWGIGYPSLWPSINCTQPLDVSNDFTFKVIDGILSDISKIFKYRFVHLGGDEVNTSCWTSTPHVSNWLKEQGLNGDEAYRYFVLKAQEIALSYGYKIVNWEETFVNFGSKLSRETVIHHWLRGGVVQQAVAAGFQCIVSNQESWYLDNVGTTWKTFYANEPLFNIRKPQQKALVMGGEVCMWGERVDGSDIEQTIWPRAAAAAERLWTPYDKVAKDTTEVTERLAHFRCLLNQRGVAAAPLTGWGRAAPMEPGSCYKQ
- the LOC113734489 gene encoding uncharacterized protein isoform X1, translated to MEIDSTAISPSSETLDLDSLQSQILELREILRSCNEDYEMGPSEVKELFQDQALEVQSNMDQIMADTSDINSLSLEGLAELSDHLKNELRSVESENAKIENELNELSRRYVEDSCQLESEVEGLSSFLDSIDKQGIQRRDGDLQVDYSTNGKDQANRLKACDGSNIEILELSHQIEKSKSTLKSLQDLDYQVKIFEVVEKIEDALSGLKVLEFEGNSVRLSLTTYIPNMDNMICLQKVELSVEPSEQNHELLIEVVDGTLELKNAEIFPNDVYIGEIVDVAKSFRQLYSPLPLLDNLSSLEWFLRRVQDRIVICTLRRFVVKCANKSRHSFEYLDRDEMIVAHMVGGIDAFIRLAQGWPIASAPLNLLTLKSSSNYSKEISLSFLCKVVDVANSLDEHLRYDISSFADGIEEILLQQMRTEGQPGDTMEK
- the LOC113734489 gene encoding uncharacterized protein isoform X3, which translates into the protein MEIDSTAISPSSETLDLDSLQSQILELREILRSCNEDYEMGPSEVKELFQDQALEVQSNMDQIMADTSDINSLSLEGLAELSDHLKNELRSVESENAKIENELNELSRRYVEDSCQLESEVEGLSSFLDSIDKQGIQRRDGDLQVDYSTNGKDQANRLKACDGSNIEILELSHQIEKSKSTLKSLQDLDYQVKIFEVVEKIEDALSGLKVLEFEGNSVRLSLTTYIPNMDNMICLQKVELSVEPSEQNHELLIEVVDGTLELKNAEIFPNDVYIGEIVDVAKSFRHSFEYLDRDEMIVAHMVGGIDAFIRLAQGWPIASAPLNLLTLKSSSNYSKEISLSFLCKVVDVANSLDEHLRYDISSFADGIEEILLQQMRTEGQPGDTMEK
- the LOC113734489 gene encoding uncharacterized protein isoform X2, with translation MEIDSTAISPSSETLDLDSLQSQILELREILRSCNEDYEMGPSEVKELFQDQALEVQSNMDQIMADTSDINSLSLEGLAELSDHLKNELRSVESENAKIENELNELSRRYVEDSCQLESEVEGLSSFLDSIDKQRRDGDLQVDYSTNGKDQANRLKACDGSNIEILELSHQIEKSKSTLKSLQDLDYQVKIFEVVEKIEDALSGLKVLEFEGNSVRLSLTTYIPNMDNMICLQKVELSVEPSEQNHELLIEVVDGTLELKNAEIFPNDVYIGEIVDVAKSFRQLYSPLPLLDNLSSLEWFLRRVQDRIVICTLRRFVVKCANKSRHSFEYLDRDEMIVAHMVGGIDAFIRLAQGWPIASAPLNLLTLKSSSNYSKEISLSFLCKVVDVANSLDEHLRYDISSFADGIEEILLQQMRTEGQPGDTMEK